A stretch of the Arachis stenosperma cultivar V10309 chromosome 6, arast.V10309.gnm1.PFL2, whole genome shotgun sequence genome encodes the following:
- the LOC130935415 gene encoding lysine histidine transporter 1-like, with amino-acid sequence MGTQGPTELNSHTNGSGSVDGKTEREKAIEAWLPITSSRNAKWWYSAFHNVTAMVGAGVLSLPYAMSELGWGPGVTVLVLSWIITLYTLWQMVEMHEMVPGKRFDRYHELGQYAFGEKLGLYIVVPQQLIVEVGVNIVYMVTGGKSLQKFHNTVCSDCKKIKLTFFIMIFASVHFVLSHLPNFNSISGVSLAAAVMSLSYSTIAWAASAHKGVQENVEYGYKSSSRVGTVFSFFNALGDVAFAYAGHNVVLEIQATIPSTPEKPSKGPMWRGVVVAYIVVALCYFPVALVGYWMFGNGVADNILISLEKPKWLIAMANMFVVVHVIGSYQIYAMPVFDMIETVMVKKLNFKPTRILRFIVRNVYVAFTMFIAITFPFFGGLLGFFGGFAFAPTTYFLPCIMWLAIYKPRKFGLSWWANWICIVLGLCLMILSPIGGLRQIILDAKSYKFYS; translated from the exons GTTGATGGGAAGACAGAGAGAGAGAAGGCAATTGAAGCGTGGCTGCCAATAACTTCTTCGAGAAATGCAAAATGGTGGTACTCGGCTTTTCACAATGTCACAGCTATGGTGGGAGCTGGTGTTCTCAGTCTTCCTTATGCCATGTCCGAACTTGGATG GGGTCCTGGTGTGACTGTACTTGTTCTATCATGGATCATTACCCTGTACACTCTATGGCAAATGGTTGAGATGCATGAAATGGTTCCAGGGAAACGTTTCGACAGGTACCATGAATTGGGTCAATACGCATTCGGCGAAAAGCTTGGTCTTTACATTGTGGTGCCTCAACAGCTTATAGTTGAAGTTGGTGTGAACATAGTGTACATGGTTACTGGAGGCAAATCACTACAGAAGTTCCATAATACTGTTTGTTCGGATTGCAAAAAGATCAAGTTGACTTTCTTCATTATGATTTTTGCCTCTGTTCACTTTGTGTTGTCTCATCTCCCCAATTTCAACTCAATCTCTGGTGTGTCCTTGGCAGCAGCTGTCATGTCCTTAAGTTACTCCACCATTGCATGGGCAGCTTCAGCTCACAAGGGGGTTCAAGAAAATGTGGAGTATGGGTACAAATCTTCAAGCAGAGTAGGAACAGTGTTCAGCTTCTTCAACGCCCTGGGTGACGTGGCGTTCGCCTACGCCGGCCACAACGTGGTGTTGGAAATCCAGGCAACGATTCCGTCGACGCCGGAAAAACCATCCAAGGGTCCAATGTGGAGAGGAGTGGTTGTTGCTTACATAGTTGTGGCTTTGTGCTACTTCCCTGTGGCTCTTGTTGGCTATTGGATGTTTGGAAATGGTGTTGCCGACAACATCCTCATCTCTTTGGAGAAACCCAAGTGGCTTATTGCTATGGCCAACATGTTTGTTGTTGTCCATGTTATTGGAAGTTATCAGATCTATGCCATGCCCGTCTTTGACATGATTGAAACTGTCATGGTCAAGAAACTCAATTTCAAACCAACCCGAATTCTTCGTTTTATTGTACGCAATGTGTATGTTG CATTCACCATGTTCATTGCTATCACCTTCCCATTTTTCGGGGGTCTCCTTGGATTTTTCGGAGGTTTCGCCTTTGCTCCAACAACCTACTTT CTCCCCTGCATCATGTGGCTAGCGATCTACAAACCAAGGAAATTTGGCTTGTCCTGGTGGGCTAACTGG ATTTGCATTGTGCTTGGCCTATGTTTAATGATTTTATCACCTATTGGAGGATTGAGGCAAATCATACTGGATGCCAAGAGCTACAAGTTCTACTCTTAA